Proteins encoded within one genomic window of SAR202 cluster bacterium:
- a CDS encoding gamma-glutamyltransferase produces TLRSIAREGDGVLYGGRLGEEVAEDMAQNGGLVTLEDLTSYEVRERKPVRGAYRGHEVVSMGPTSSGGVHIIQALNLLEGFDVKRMGYGSVEYFHLLLEALKVCWADRFAFLGDPEQVPVPVEELTSKEYAEKRRGELDMERARAYKAGDLAPVESANTTHLTVADSEGNVVTMTHTLNDAFGSRVMVPGMGMLMNNCMALFDPHAGRPNSVGSGKRMVSSMSPSIIFKDGKPWFALGTPGGIRIFASVLQGIVNVIDHGMSLQEAVEAPRIWTQGGVVEVESGVPEPVREGLRRRGHKVSVVEKVAGGMNGVMFGEDGMIQGVACWRADGSPAGFSGGPARGGGGY; encoded by the coding sequence ACGCTAAGGTCGATAGCAAGGGAGGGCGACGGTGTGCTGTACGGGGGCAGGCTGGGGGAGGAGGTGGCGGAGGATATGGCGCAGAATGGGGGGCTGGTGACGCTTGAGGACCTGACGTCGTACGAGGTAAGGGAGAGGAAGCCGGTGCGGGGGGCGTATCGTGGGCACGAAGTGGTGTCCATGGGGCCGACGAGCTCGGGCGGGGTGCATATTATCCAGGCGCTGAATTTGCTGGAAGGGTTTGATGTTAAGAGGATGGGATACGGGAGTGTAGAGTATTTCCATCTGTTGCTGGAGGCGCTGAAGGTGTGCTGGGCGGACCGGTTCGCGTTCCTGGGAGATCCGGAGCAGGTGCCGGTGCCTGTGGAGGAGTTGACATCGAAGGAGTATGCGGAGAAGCGGCGAGGGGAGCTGGATATGGAGCGGGCGAGGGCGTATAAGGCAGGGGACTTGGCACCGGTGGAGTCAGCGAACACGACGCACCTGACGGTGGCGGACTCGGAGGGGAACGTGGTGACGATGACGCACACGCTGAATGACGCTTTCGGCAGCAGGGTGATGGTCCCGGGGATGGGGATGCTGATGAACAACTGCATGGCGCTGTTCGACCCGCATGCGGGGAGGCCGAATTCGGTAGGGTCTGGAAAGCGGATGGTGAGCAGCATGTCGCCGTCGATTATTTTCAAGGATGGGAAACCCTGGTTTGCGCTGGGGACGCCGGGCGGGATTCGGATATTCGCGTCGGTGTTGCAAGGGATTGTGAACGTGATAGACCATGGGATGTCCCTTCAGGAGGCGGTGGAGGCTCCCCGGATATGGACACAGGGAGGTGTAGTGGAGGTGGAGAGTGGGGTGCCGGAGCCGGTGAGGGAAGGGCTTCGGAGGAGGGGGCACAAGGTGTCGGTGGTGGAGAAGGTGGCGGGTGGGATGAACGGGGTGATGTTTGGGGAGGATGGGATGATTCAGGGGGTGGCGTGCTGGCGGGCGGACGGGAGCCCGGCGGGGTTCAGCGGGGGGCCGGCGAGGGGAGGGGGAGGGTACTAG
- a CDS encoding amidohydrolase family protein — translation MSTNRTCILKELAILDLIVKGGTVVTPGGAGLWDIGIQGEKIVSVALPGTLTEAKKTIDATGKTVIPGGVEAHTHVGFPHLVSVWGSVTSGPEELSLGALWGGTTTMFDFAKVTMDDPKNVAKAMNDHMAHFKGRMYIDYSAHASYYGPTITVGNIDQIKELVQEGFPSIKVYTTNHAPKPGRPLTMIGTGQLVDVMEACAKYGGIVAIHSEEDEIVQWNYEKARQNEEMEWYYLPKIRSNLSEMLSVRRCVAVAEHTGAAMYIVHTSAKEGVEAIAESRAKGHPVDGETILLYCSFNSDDYKKPDGMKHHTYPSTKSETDRQRLWQALHRGELNILATDAIGTTYANKIKGRTVLDVQGGNNGIEIRIPVGYTTAVVNQGMSLERFVAIACSNPAKLLGLYPRKGAIAAGSDADLCVLDTTVKKKISPKDLHLNDYTPWEGWEVRAWPTTVTLRGKVMIDNGKLLAKPTDGQLIKRKIDSRVLNRPI, via the coding sequence TTGTCCACGAATCGCACATGCATCCTCAAGGAGCTAGCTATACTTGACCTCATCGTTAAAGGCGGCACCGTCGTCACTCCGGGCGGCGCCGGCCTCTGGGACATCGGCATCCAGGGCGAAAAAATCGTCTCCGTCGCCCTCCCGGGCACTCTCACAGAAGCCAAAAAGACCATCGACGCCACAGGCAAGACCGTCATACCCGGCGGTGTCGAGGCCCACACCCACGTCGGCTTTCCCCACCTCGTCTCCGTCTGGGGCAGCGTCACCTCCGGCCCCGAGGAGTTGTCCCTCGGCGCCCTCTGGGGCGGCACCACCACCATGTTCGACTTCGCCAAGGTCACCATGGACGACCCCAAAAACGTCGCCAAAGCCATGAACGACCACATGGCCCATTTCAAGGGCCGCATGTATATCGACTACTCCGCCCACGCCAGTTACTACGGCCCCACTATTACCGTAGGCAACATCGATCAGATCAAAGAGCTGGTCCAGGAAGGCTTCCCCAGCATCAAGGTCTATACGACTAACCACGCCCCTAAGCCCGGCCGTCCCCTGACCATGATCGGCACCGGCCAGCTCGTGGACGTCATGGAAGCCTGCGCCAAATACGGCGGCATCGTCGCTATCCACTCCGAGGAAGATGAAATCGTCCAGTGGAACTACGAGAAGGCGCGGCAGAATGAGGAGATGGAGTGGTACTACCTCCCCAAGATTCGCTCCAACCTCTCCGAAATGCTGTCCGTCCGCCGATGCGTCGCCGTGGCCGAGCATACCGGCGCCGCCATGTATATTGTCCACACCAGCGCCAAGGAGGGCGTCGAGGCCATCGCCGAGTCACGCGCCAAGGGCCACCCCGTGGACGGCGAGACTATCCTGCTCTACTGCTCCTTCAACTCCGACGACTACAAGAAGCCCGACGGCATGAAGCACCACACCTACCCCTCCACCAAGTCCGAGACCGACCGCCAGCGTCTCTGGCAGGCCCTCCATCGCGGCGAGCTCAATATCCTCGCCACCGACGCCATCGGCACCACCTACGCCAACAAGATAAAAGGCCGCACGGTGCTGGACGTTCAGGGCGGCAACAACGGCATTGAAATCCGAATCCCCGTCGGCTACACCACCGCCGTCGTCAACCAGGGTATGTCCCTGGAGCGATTCGTTGCCATCGCCTGCTCCAACCCCGCCAAGCTCCTGGGCCTCTACCCCCGTAAAGGCGCCATCGCCGCCGGAAGCGACGCCGACCTCTGCGTCCTGGACACCACTGTCAAGAAAAAGATCTCCCCCAAAGACCTCCACCTCAACGACTACACCCCCTGGGAAGGCTGGGAGGTCCGCGCCTGGCCTACCACCGTCACCCTGCGAGGCAAGGTCATGATCGACAACGGCAAGCTCCTCGCCAAGCCCACCGACGGCCAGCTAATCAAACGCAAAATCGACTCCCGCGTCCTCAACCGCCCCATCTAA
- a CDS encoding ABC transporter substrate-binding protein, with protein MKSVSRFVRVPGLLGMALLAVLTLFVVACGDDETPTATTRPGVTTTPTATSAPQPTSTPTAVAKVPVQPRLRVALLVPGEQVQMAHGQSLASQKMNAQYEHLVGRDPKTNTEVPQLATRWSMAADGKTYTFDLKQNVPWYSRDGKPNGTTFNAHDIVLTWDLFNGPAGTVKTDKALTAGLWTNRLGTPENWEVVNDHKLIARFPNLNLDMVYFLSDEWEVAMMSKAHWDKTGGEAGYSADPIGTGPWVYQENKINQHFLHKRVMNHWRQTPGFEEMQFLFVPEAATRLAQLLAGEVDIIPLIRTQRQTITDAGMKTYRSTLPSTHQAIGIIYYRNQAYCPDATKAKSAGDQPCGPSKGHDPNDPMRKVEVRRALNMAVNRAEFNSVYYKGLAFPAVDYFPPWRADFKDSWTPHPGLNGRTGKDGGYPYQFDVNGAKQLLTQAGYPNGFTTTLNCLKDHRVIPEWPQMCETVVQYFRAIGVTATLEMENDFFAFRSRANLRERPNWTWSASPSPVLPCQAITFQSVWELGNGYREFEEISDYWKKCTGTTSLEERTKLDSELGTEWVNKAFSIPLFWVYAETGVNPKTVESYEVNYLNIGPVRYHEHTKPVYK; from the coding sequence GTGAAAAGCGTATCAAGGTTTGTTAGGGTTCCCGGGCTACTAGGGATGGCGTTGCTGGCGGTCTTGACGCTGTTCGTAGTGGCCTGCGGAGACGATGAGACGCCTACGGCGACGACGAGGCCAGGGGTCACGACGACACCCACGGCCACATCGGCCCCTCAGCCGACGTCGACGCCGACAGCGGTGGCCAAGGTGCCGGTGCAGCCCCGGCTGAGGGTGGCGCTGCTGGTGCCGGGGGAGCAGGTGCAGATGGCTCACGGTCAGAGCCTGGCGTCGCAGAAGATGAACGCCCAGTACGAGCACCTGGTGGGTCGAGACCCGAAGACGAATACTGAGGTGCCGCAACTGGCCACGAGATGGTCGATGGCGGCGGACGGCAAGACTTACACCTTCGACCTGAAGCAGAATGTGCCGTGGTATAGCCGAGACGGCAAGCCCAACGGAACGACCTTTAATGCTCACGATATTGTGCTGACATGGGACCTGTTCAACGGCCCCGCGGGCACGGTGAAGACGGACAAGGCCCTGACCGCGGGCCTGTGGACTAACAGGTTAGGCACGCCTGAGAACTGGGAAGTGGTGAACGATCACAAGCTTATTGCCCGTTTCCCGAATTTGAACCTGGACATGGTGTACTTCCTGTCGGACGAGTGGGAAGTGGCGATGATGAGCAAGGCCCACTGGGACAAGACAGGCGGGGAGGCCGGGTATTCGGCAGACCCGATAGGGACAGGCCCATGGGTGTACCAGGAGAACAAGATAAACCAGCACTTCCTCCACAAGAGGGTGATGAACCATTGGAGGCAGACGCCTGGGTTTGAGGAGATGCAGTTCCTGTTTGTGCCCGAGGCGGCGACCCGACTGGCGCAGCTTCTGGCCGGCGAAGTCGACATCATTCCACTGATTCGAACGCAGCGGCAGACGATCACGGACGCCGGCATGAAGACCTATAGGAGCACGCTGCCTAGCACGCACCAGGCCATCGGCATAATTTACTATCGCAATCAGGCCTACTGTCCGGACGCCACCAAGGCCAAGTCGGCGGGCGACCAGCCGTGCGGGCCGTCCAAGGGGCACGACCCCAACGACCCGATGCGCAAGGTGGAAGTGCGCAGGGCGTTGAACATGGCGGTAAACCGAGCAGAGTTCAACAGCGTTTACTACAAGGGGCTGGCGTTCCCGGCGGTAGACTACTTCCCGCCGTGGCGGGCTGACTTCAAAGATTCTTGGACGCCGCACCCCGGGCTGAACGGGCGCACGGGGAAGGACGGCGGCTACCCGTACCAGTTTGATGTAAACGGGGCGAAGCAGCTGCTCACGCAGGCGGGCTACCCGAACGGGTTTACGACGACGTTGAACTGCTTAAAAGACCATCGCGTGATCCCTGAGTGGCCGCAGATGTGCGAGACGGTGGTGCAGTACTTCCGGGCCATTGGAGTGACTGCGACGCTGGAGATGGAGAACGACTTCTTCGCGTTCCGCAGCCGGGCCAACCTGAGGGAGAGGCCGAACTGGACATGGTCAGCGTCGCCGTCGCCGGTGCTGCCGTGCCAGGCCATCACCTTCCAGAGCGTCTGGGAACTGGGTAATGGATATCGCGAGTTTGAGGAGATATCCGATTACTGGAAGAAGTGCACCGGCACCACCAGCCTGGAGGAGCGGACGAAGCTGGACAGCGAGCTGGGCACGGAGTGGGTAAACAAGGCCTTCAGCATTCCGCTGTTCTGGGTCTATGCCGAGACGGGCGTAAACCCCAAGACGGTAGAGAGCTATGAGGTGAACTACCTGAACATTGGGCCGGTGCGCTATCACGAGCACACGAAGCCTGTGTATAAGTAG